CCTGGCCGGAGCGGTCGCCGCGCCCTCGCCCGGTAGATGACCGGCGTTGCCTGCAGGGCACCCTGTTCGTGCTCTACACCGGCATCGCCTGGCGGCAGTTGCCGCTGGAGTTGGGCTTCGGTTCCGGGCAGACCTGCTGGCGGCGGCTCGGCCGCTGGCAGGGGGCAGGGGTGTTCGAGGCCCTGCACCGCATACTCCTGGCCGAGTCGAACGCGGCCGGGCTGATCGACTGGACGCGCGCGTGCGTGGATGCCTCCCACGTGCGCGCGAAAAAGGGGGCGAGGCCACCGGCCCGTCACCGGTCGACCGCCGCAAGACCGGCAGCAAACACCACCTGATCAGCGACGGCGGCGGCATCCCGTTCCACGTGATCACCACCGCCGCCAACGTCAACGACGTCACCCAGACCCTCGCCCTGGTCGACGGCATCCCACAGGTCGCCGGCCGCGTCGGCCACCC
The Streptomyces sp. 1331.2 genome window above contains:
- a CDS encoding IS5 family transposase (programmed frameshift); this encodes MSNKPWIVDDELWARVEPLLPAWPERSPRPRPVDDRRCLQGTLFVLYTGIAWRQLPLELGFGSGQTCWRRLGRWQGAGVFEALHRILLAESNAAGLIDWTRACVDAPRAREKGGEATGPSPVDRRKTGSKHHLISDGGGIPFHVITTAANVNDVTQTLALVDGIPQVAGRVGHPRKRPDALPGDKGYDSNPNRRDLRKRRILPVISRRGEPDIIGLGKLRYVIEQTFAQLHQFKRLAVRWEWRLDLHEALVSLACATICRRRLRRPAQPTRRP